TTTTATTTATTCCTATATTATATGTTTTATAAACTATTGGTATTATCGGATTTTCATCTAAAATAATCTCTTGTATCTCTTCATATTTTTCTTTTCTTTTCTCTTTTACTGGTTCTTTTCTTGCTTCATCTAATAATGTATTTACTCTTTGATTATTATAAAAACTTCTATTTCCAACTCCACCTCTAGAATTGTTATGAAGTAACGGATAATATCCATAATCTGCATCTCCTGTACTTGTATACCAAAGTCCTATTAAAGCATTATGCTTTCCTTGAGCTGTTAATTGTAAAAAAGATGATAATTCCAATGTTTGAATTTTTACATCAATTCCAATCTCTTTTAAATTTGCTTGTATTATTTGAGCCATTTGATATTTACTTGTATCTTCATATATCCATAGTTCTATTTCTATCGGAGTTTTATAGTCCTTCATTATTTTTTTTGCTTTTTCTAAATTATATTTTTTTTCTTCTTTATTTGAATATCCAAAAGTATTTGGAGTTATTATAGAATTGGCCACTTTTGATGTATTTTCAAATATAACTTCATTCATAGAATCTTTATCTATTGCATAACTTATTGCTTGTCTTAGTCTTTTATCATTTAATGGAGCTTTCTCAGTGTTAATGGATAAAAAATCTGTTCCATAAGATAATTTGTTTAATATTTCTAAATCTTTTGAATTTTTAAAAGCTTTTACATCTATAGATGATATATCATATGCTATTTGTATTTCATTTGTTTCTAACGCTATATATCTATTAGGTGCTTCTGGAATCGTTAAAAATTCTAATATATCTATCTTCGGACTTCCCTTGAAGTAATTATCATTTTTTTCTAAAATTACTTTTTGTCCAGTTCCCCATTCTAAAAGTTTAAATGCTCCTGTTCCAACTAGTTTTTTATTCTTATCCTCTTTGACTATTGCCATAGATGAATGAGTTAAATTATGTAATAATATGTCCACATTTGTTGTACATATTATTCTTAATTTATATTTATCTATAACTTC
The window above is part of the Cetobacterium somerae ATCC BAA-474 genome. Proteins encoded here:
- a CDS encoding ABC transporter substrate-binding protein, producing the protein MKSFLKICTIFILLLNTVLGNPEKKIVKIGLGYSGRSYDPHKHTDSSTLAITKQIYNNLFILDNENEVKGELIENYSIKNNTIEMDLKRGILFQDGEELNSEIVKKSLERNKSIPVTKVLVDPIEKLEVIDKYKLRIICTTNVDILLHNLTHSSMAIVKEDKNKKLVGTGAFKLLEWGTGQKVILEKNDNYFKGSPKIDILEFLTIPEAPNRYIALETNEIQIAYDISSIDVKAFKNSKDLEILNKLSYGTDFLSINTEKAPLNDKRLRQAISYAIDKDSMNEVIFENTSKVANSIITPNTFGYSNKEEKKYNLEKAKKIMKDYKTPIEIELWIYEDTSKYQMAQIIQANLKEIGIDVKIQTLELSSFLQLTAQGKHNALIGLWYTSTGDADYGYYPLLHNNSRGGVGNRSFYNNQRVNTLLDEARKEPVKEKRKEKYEEIQEIILDENPIIPIVYKTYNIGINKNIKGFKFNPNGNHILENIEY